One window of Desulfonatronovibrio magnus genomic DNA carries:
- a CDS encoding RrF2 family transcriptional regulator — protein sequence MKLSTTIRYGTRLMLDMAEQQGKGPIRIKTIAKRQGISEKYLEKIVRLLRKAGLVDGLRGPGGGYILSIPPEKITLADILEAVQGKVELCPCLDEPENCEKHDDCKTRKIWNDINQIIWIKLKGISLADLRDSACPSEDDLQDDTAALMKGIKFD from the coding sequence ATGAAACTATCTACTACTATTCGTTATGGCACGAGGCTTATGTTGGATATGGCGGAACAGCAGGGCAAAGGGCCTATAAGGATTAAGACGATTGCTAAACGTCAGGGTATTTCAGAAAAGTATCTCGAGAAGATTGTCAGGCTGCTCAGGAAGGCTGGACTTGTAGATGGTCTCAGAGGTCCTGGAGGCGGATATATATTATCAATCCCTCCGGAGAAGATAACTCTTGCTGATATACTTGAAGCTGTTCAGGGAAAAGTTGAGCTATGCCCATGTCTTGATGAACCTGAAAATTGCGAGAAACACGATGACTGTAAAACCAGAAAAATCTGGAATGACATTAACCAGATTATCTGGATCAAGTTGAAAGGGATCAGTCTGGCTGATCTTAGAGATTCAGCCTGCCCCAGCGAAGATGACCTGCAGGATGATACAGCGGCTCTGATGAAAGGGATTAAGTTTGATTAG
- a CDS encoding cupin domain-containing protein yields the protein MKTMNIFKEGSFSEKAMKKLLVHDSPYFRIINFNFKAGQELPIHSHELEGELSIQVLEGKGEYLAADKTLPAETGDILVCDIAEPHGIRATTDMRVLVTIAPPL from the coding sequence ATGAAAACAATGAATATCTTTAAGGAAGGAAGCTTTAGCGAAAAGGCCATGAAAAAATTACTGGTACATGACAGCCCATATTTCAGAATTATTAACTTTAATTTTAAGGCTGGTCAGGAACTTCCCATTCATTCTCATGAGCTTGAAGGAGAATTGAGCATTCAGGTGCTGGAAGGAAAAGGCGAATATCTCGCTGCGGACAAAACCCTTCCAGCTGAAACCGGGGATATCCTGGTATGCGATATTGCCGAACCGCATGGCATAAGAGCCACAACCGACATGCGGGTACTGGTGACTATTGCACCACCCCTCTAA
- a CDS encoding DUF362 domain-containing protein: MENQSKSSLWSKGKSLVSRRDFIKKQGKAALFAAAVAKAGFIFPSSIKAQDRPEIAVARGGPDVAARAAVDILGGMAHYVKPGDKVVIKPNMSFAHPPERATNTHPDVVKALAMMCVEAGAASVMILDNPLQGAELCLERSGIQEACSSVPQTSVHTFTSNRFFTTVDLDQGQTMKQTDVMNPVLDADVLIAAPVAKSHSGTGVSLSMKGMMGLIRDRGIMHRRFNLSSAIVDLCTFLKADLTIIDATRVLASHGPFGPGEVIQGNRVVASTDMVSADAMVVNMFPWYGRDIMPENVAHILEAHNRGLGRMDIENLTVTTVDA; the protein is encoded by the coding sequence ATGGAAAATCAATCGAAATCAAGCTTGTGGTCCAAAGGCAAAAGTTTAGTCTCCAGAAGAGACTTTATAAAAAAACAGGGTAAGGCAGCGCTTTTTGCAGCAGCAGTGGCAAAAGCAGGCTTTATTTTCCCCTCTTCAATCAAAGCACAGGACAGACCTGAAATTGCTGTTGCGAGAGGAGGGCCTGACGTGGCTGCAAGGGCTGCTGTGGATATTCTTGGAGGAATGGCCCATTATGTTAAACCTGGAGACAAGGTTGTCATCAAGCCCAATATGAGTTTTGCACACCCTCCAGAAAGGGCGACCAATACTCATCCCGATGTGGTGAAGGCTCTTGCCATGATGTGTGTGGAAGCAGGCGCTGCAAGCGTTATGATTCTGGATAATCCTCTTCAGGGTGCAGAGTTATGCTTAGAGCGATCAGGCATACAGGAAGCCTGTAGCTCTGTGCCTCAGACTTCGGTTCACACATTCACATCCAATCGTTTTTTTACTACAGTTGATCTTGATCAGGGCCAAACCATGAAGCAGACTGATGTTATGAACCCGGTTCTTGATGCCGACGTACTCATTGCAGCTCCGGTAGCCAAGTCTCATTCCGGTACAGGCGTGAGTTTGAGCATGAAAGGGATGATGGGTTTGATAAGGGATCGAGGCATAATGCATCGCAGGTTTAATCTGAGCTCGGCAATTGTTGATCTGTGTACTTTTTTGAAAGCCGACCTGACAATTATTGATGCAACCAGGGTGCTGGCAAGTCATGGTCCGTTCGGGCCCGGGGAAGTCATTCAGGGCAACAGGGTGGTTGCGTCTACTGATATGGTTTCAGCAGATGCCATGGTGGTGAATATGTTTCCCTGGTATGGAAGGGATATCATGCCGGAAAACGTTGCTCATATACTTGAGGCTCACAATAGAGGTCTGGGCAGGATGGACATAGAAAACCTGACTGTAACCACTGTGGATGCCTGA
- a CDS encoding 4Fe-4S binding protein, translating to MNFRVISQGICLIFFLYLLFQAAFPLSSFFPADTFLRLDPLISLGTMISSRAWIWSLFPGFIILGLTLILGRFFCGYVCPMGTTIDLSDRLFKIRSGSKRLKNEQRASLLKLKFYVLFFILGAGILSISWVFSAAPLSLITRLYGLIIYPVLIFVTDIFLDLTMPFSMMLGLDFLTYAEPQVLRFATQWFIAAFFGSVMLLVYFSPRFWCRYLCPSGAMMALLGRKPLIRRHVSSECTHCGMCEKKCPMNAIQNDPFQTVYQECIVCQTCVRVCPEQAVNFKPGWKSDIIADRDFIPSRRRVIAAAAVGAGSAIIAHTGIAAVKNDLVPGNIMPHSLIRPPGAVLERDFQSRCVRCGLCMKACPTNTLQPVWLEAGLDGIFSPKMLPRRGPCEVMCNVCGHVCPTGAIRALSLEEKMWARVGTSYVIPYKCLAWEWDRECLVCYEVCPYAAIELKRVDSRSVPVPYVLPNKCSGCGACEYHCPVQAGSAIIVEPMEALRMNTGSYIETGRAIGMDLEADPDRQRRPPDYLFDPQGPGDLPPGFSF from the coding sequence ATGAATTTCAGGGTAATTTCTCAAGGCATATGTCTGATTTTCTTTCTTTATCTTCTTTTTCAAGCTGCTTTTCCATTATCATCATTTTTCCCGGCTGATACTTTTCTAAGGCTTGACCCATTAATATCACTGGGAACTATGATCTCATCGAGAGCCTGGATATGGTCCCTTTTTCCCGGGTTTATCATTCTTGGTCTGACACTGATTCTTGGCAGGTTTTTTTGTGGGTATGTCTGCCCCATGGGAACCACCATAGATTTAAGTGACAGGCTTTTCAAAATCCGGTCCGGCAGCAAAAGACTGAAAAATGAGCAGAGAGCAAGCCTTTTAAAGCTGAAATTCTATGTCTTGTTTTTTATCCTTGGAGCTGGAATTCTGAGCATTTCATGGGTTTTTTCAGCTGCCCCGCTTTCTCTGATAACCAGACTGTATGGACTTATCATTTATCCAGTTCTGATATTCGTGACTGACATTTTTCTTGATCTGACCATGCCTTTCAGCATGATGCTCGGGTTAGATTTTTTGACCTATGCCGAACCTCAGGTCTTACGTTTTGCCACCCAATGGTTCATTGCTGCATTTTTTGGCAGTGTAATGCTGCTGGTGTATTTTTCTCCAAGATTCTGGTGCAGATATTTGTGCCCTTCCGGAGCAATGATGGCGCTTCTTGGCAGGAAGCCTCTGATTCGCAGGCATGTAAGTTCTGAATGCACACATTGCGGAATGTGCGAAAAAAAATGCCCCATGAATGCCATCCAGAATGATCCTTTTCAAACTGTTTATCAGGAATGTATAGTTTGTCAGACCTGTGTCAGGGTATGCCCGGAACAGGCTGTAAATTTCAAGCCTGGATGGAAATCCGATATTATTGCAGACAGAGATTTTATACCTTCTCGAAGAAGGGTGATTGCAGCCGCAGCAGTGGGTGCTGGATCAGCAATTATTGCTCATACTGGAATAGCTGCAGTCAAAAATGATTTGGTTCCAGGCAACATAATGCCGCATAGCCTCATTCGTCCGCCAGGTGCTGTACTGGAGCGTGACTTTCAGTCCAGATGCGTAAGGTGTGGGTTATGTATGAAAGCCTGTCCCACTAATACCTTGCAGCCTGTCTGGCTTGAGGCAGGCTTAGATGGTATTTTCAGTCCCAAAATGCTTCCAAGAAGAGGGCCTTGTGAGGTTATGTGTAATGTCTGTGGTCACGTTTGTCCCACAGGTGCGATTCGAGCCTTGTCTCTTGAGGAAAAAATGTGGGCCAGAGTTGGAACTTCATATGTGATCCCCTATAAATGTCTGGCCTGGGAATGGGACAGGGAATGTCTGGTTTGCTATGAGGTTTGCCCATACGCCGCCATTGAGCTTAAGAGAGTTGATTCCAGGTCCGTGCCGGTACCATATGTTTTACCCAATAAATGCAGTGGATGCGGAGCATGTGAATACCATTGTCCTGTTCAGGCCGGTTCTGCCATCATTGTTGAACCCATGGAGGCTCTCAGGATGAACACAGGGTCATATATCGAGACCGGAAGGGCCATTGGAATGGACCTGGAGGCTGATCCGGACCGGCAGAGAAGACCACCTGATTACCTCTTTGACCCGCAGGGTCCGGGGGACTTGCCTCCTGGTTTCAGTTTCTGA
- a CDS encoding cob(I)yrinic acid a,c-diamide adenosyltransferase — MGEESQRQSLIMVYTGNGKGKTSACTGQAIRGHGAGLKVAFGQFLKRDGQAGEQKILKNILGSNFLASGKGFYRNKNDWPKHREGALQLIEWAEHQFENHCEMLILDEAVYALNMELISKDEIMGLIQKAREHNANLVLSGRDAPEWLCSQADMVSEIEERKHHFQKNIRAQKGIEY, encoded by the coding sequence ATGGGAGAAGAATCTCAAAGACAAAGCCTGATCATGGTATACACCGGCAACGGCAAAGGCAAGACAAGTGCTTGCACTGGACAGGCTATCAGGGGGCATGGAGCCGGACTCAAGGTCGCTTTTGGTCAGTTTCTCAAACGTGATGGTCAGGCGGGTGAGCAAAAAATTCTCAAAAATATATTGGGAAGTAATTTCCTTGCTTCTGGCAAGGGGTTTTACAGAAACAAAAATGACTGGCCAAAACACAGAGAAGGTGCCCTTCAGCTAATAGAATGGGCCGAACATCAATTTGAGAATCATTGTGAAATGCTCATTCTGGATGAAGCTGTATATGCTTTGAACATGGAGCTCATCTCTAAGGATGAAATAATGGGTCTGATCCAAAAAGCCAGAGAACATAATGCTAATCTGGTTTTATCAGGTCGGGATGCCCCTGAATGGCTCTGCTCCCAGGCAGACATGGTCTCAGAAATTGAAGAAAGAAAACATCACTTTCAGAAAAATATCCGAGCTCAGAAAGGAATTGAGTATTAA
- a CDS encoding amidohydrolase, with translation MSILIKNILFKDEIQDIYIQGNRFHSIGPELQLDADDVIDGRDMAIFPSFINAHTHAAMTLLRGYADDMELFNWLQNYIWPFESKLRYEDIYIGSRLACLEMIKTGTTMFCDMYWHMPATMQAVSEMGIRAFLSTVFVDFNDPEKAKKFRSRTRKFYKETQKHDRITFTLGPHAVYTVSRDSLRWLKDFAADNNLLIHIHVAETRKEVADCIAATGKRPVEYLESIGLLGPNCLACHSIWVNDHEMDLLAEREVKVVHNPVSNMKLGSGVFPFREISNRGVCIALGTDGCSSNNNLDMLEEMKVAALQAKASSFDTCVFTSKIMESNLRDHLESVYSDPTLFSAQQALECATVNGAKALDMDVGRIETGMLADCILVNLNHYSLIPGHDLVSNLVYSASSECIDTTICNGKILMQNRKVPDEEIIIKEARQWEKNLKDKA, from the coding sequence ATGAGTATACTTATCAAAAACATCCTGTTTAAGGATGAAATCCAGGACATTTACATTCAGGGCAACCGCTTCCACAGCATAGGACCTGAGCTGCAGTTAGATGCTGACGATGTCATTGACGGCCGGGATATGGCCATTTTTCCATCCTTCATCAATGCGCATACCCACGCAGCCATGACTTTGCTTCGTGGATATGCTGATGATATGGAGCTCTTTAACTGGCTGCAAAACTATATCTGGCCCTTTGAATCAAAATTGCGTTATGAAGACATTTACATCGGATCACGCCTGGCATGTCTGGAAATGATAAAAACCGGGACAACCATGTTTTGCGACATGTACTGGCACATGCCCGCTACTATGCAGGCTGTTTCTGAAATGGGTATCAGGGCTTTTTTGTCTACAGTATTTGTGGACTTCAATGACCCGGAAAAAGCCAAAAAGTTCCGCTCCAGAACAAGAAAATTTTATAAAGAAACACAGAAACATGACCGCATCACCTTCACTCTCGGTCCTCATGCAGTCTACACTGTTTCCAGAGATTCCCTGCGCTGGCTCAAAGACTTTGCTGCTGATAACAATCTTCTGATTCACATTCACGTTGCAGAAACACGAAAAGAGGTCGCGGACTGTATAGCAGCCACAGGCAAAAGACCTGTAGAATACTTAGAAAGCATTGGTCTTCTTGGGCCCAACTGTCTGGCCTGTCACTCAATCTGGGTTAATGATCATGAGATGGATCTGCTGGCTGAGCGTGAGGTAAAAGTTGTGCACAACCCGGTTTCCAATATGAAACTTGGATCCGGGGTATTTCCCTTTCGCGAGATTTCTAATCGCGGAGTCTGCATTGCTCTCGGTACAGATGGTTGTTCATCCAATAACAATCTCGACATGCTTGAAGAGATGAAAGTGGCCGCTCTCCAGGCCAAGGCTTCCAGCTTTGATACGTGCGTATTTACGTCCAAAATAATGGAAAGCAATCTTAGAGATCACTTAGAAAGTGTATACTCAGATCCAACATTATTTTCCGCTCAGCAAGCCCTTGAGTGCGCTACTGTAAATGGCGCAAAAGCATTAGACATGGACGTGGGCAGGATTGAAACCGGCATGCTGGCAGACTGCATCTTAGTTAACCTTAACCACTACTCTCTAATACCCGGCCACGATTTAGTATCAAACCTTGTATACTCAGCATCCAGCGAATGCATAGATACCACCATTTGCAACGGTAAAATACTTATGCAAAACAGAAAAGTTCCTGATGAAGAAATAATTATTAAAGAGGCAAGACAATGGGAGAAGAATCTCAAAGACAAAGCCTGA
- a CDS encoding FmdB family zinc ribbon protein → MPIHEFCCNKCSTEFEELVFRESDPVNCPDCGSDRVAKLMSACKFKTGGPIVSGSPTASAPSSGGSSPCSGCSGGNCSTC, encoded by the coding sequence ATGCCCATACATGAATTTTGCTGCAATAAATGTTCGACTGAGTTTGAAGAACTGGTTTTTCGTGAATCTGATCCTGTGAACTGCCCTGACTGCGGATCTGACCGCGTAGCCAAGCTCATGTCTGCATGCAAATTCAAAACAGGTGGTCCCATAGTTTCCGGAAGCCCTACTGCCTCAGCACCATCTTCTGGTGGATCAAGCCCCTGCTCCGGTTGCTCCGGAGGCAACTGCTCAACCTGTTAG
- a CDS encoding D-sedoheptulose 7-phosphate isomerase — MTDNGLKIITEHSKEGARVREAFFEANKEKLTTIAKISSACLAAGGKLLFCGNGGSAADAQHLAAEFVNRFMLERPPLPAIALTTDTSILTSISNDYAFDQVFSKQVKALGQAGDVLFCISTSGNSPNLTNALIQASEMKIVTVGILGKTGGDMKGHCNYVLHVKHKSTPIIQEVQITAGHLLCRLVDHYLFEAVDELKEYLD; from the coding sequence ATGACAGATAACGGCCTGAAAATTATTACAGAACATTCCAAGGAAGGGGCCCGAGTCAGAGAAGCTTTTTTTGAAGCCAACAAAGAGAAACTGACTACTATTGCCAAGATATCCTCAGCCTGCCTTGCTGCAGGAGGAAAGCTGTTATTTTGCGGTAATGGCGGCAGCGCAGCCGATGCACAACATCTCGCTGCTGAATTTGTCAACAGATTCATGCTGGAACGCCCTCCCCTGCCAGCCATTGCCCTGACAACAGACACATCCATTCTGACCTCCATCAGTAATGATTATGCCTTTGACCAGGTTTTTTCCAAGCAGGTAAAGGCCCTGGGACAGGCCGGAGATGTTTTGTTCTGCATCTCCACATCCGGCAACAGCCCCAACTTAACCAATGCACTGATCCAGGCCTCTGAGATGAAAATAGTTACCGTAGGCATACTGGGTAAAACCGGAGGGGATATGAAGGGGCACTGCAATTATGTACTGCATGTCAAGCATAAATCAACACCCATTATTCAGGAAGTACAGATAACTGCCGGTCATCTGTTATGCAGGCTTGTAGATCACTATCTTTTTGAGGCAGTTGACGAGCTTAAAGAGTATCTGGATTAA
- the thrB gene encoding homoserine kinase: MPELRERGVPVEGSCVVLIGMPGSGKSTIGRELSAITGMAWVDTDFLMEAWWGMPLQAIRDKLGLDGFLQAEEELVSSLKFFMSIISTGGSVIYSSKAMEHLQKVGRIVYLEVDLNTVRTRLTDENSRGLAKRQGQKIDDIFEERIPLYESYAQLTVNTVDNTPQLSASLIADWMKDKGMIPLTCKEDQTA, from the coding sequence ATGCCAGAGCTGCGAGAAAGAGGTGTACCTGTTGAAGGCAGTTGCGTGGTGCTGATTGGGATGCCCGGTTCGGGCAAATCCACCATAGGCAGGGAACTATCCGCAATAACCGGCATGGCCTGGGTTGATACTGATTTTTTAATGGAGGCCTGGTGGGGAATGCCTTTGCAGGCCATAAGGGACAAGCTTGGCCTGGATGGTTTTTTACAGGCTGAAGAAGAACTGGTTTCCAGTTTAAAATTTTTTATGAGCATTATTTCCACCGGGGGGAGTGTTATATATAGTTCTAAGGCTATGGAACATTTGCAAAAAGTTGGCAGGATTGTATATCTTGAGGTTGATTTAAATACAGTTCGGACCCGGCTGACAGACGAAAACTCCCGTGGCCTGGCCAAGAGGCAGGGACAGAAGATTGATGATATATTTGAAGAGCGAATTCCATTATATGAAAGTTACGCCCAGTTGACAGTAAATACTGTTGACAATACACCTCAATTAAGTGCGTCTCTTATTGCTGACTGGATGAAAGATAAAGGCATGATCCCGTTGACCTGCAAAGAAGACCAGACTGCCTGA
- a CDS encoding M16 family metallopeptidase, which translates to MSMKKIFFILKCLLIFTLTQTGINMAQAQKFHILPNGLEIVLEQDQRFPLVSLRLYVRTGSSSEKPGEEGISHFLEHMVFKGSDKRRPGQAAAEIEKAGGYLNAATSFDYTVYTIELPADQWRLGIDVLQDMVFGSTFDQDEISREKLVVLSEIDRSLDEPGRLVFRGIQSLIFQDTVYSHPILGFKETVEDFTRDQIINYHARTYQPGNMVLAIAGDIDPELVLQETMDAFQDSLNSWTITLPSPIEIPVSSDPDPADRVVLSKGPWSKAYFAAALPAAPIGSPDAAALDVLAYLLGGDSTSKLYNTFKYEKGLVNDISAGVFSLQRTGLLYFSVQLAHDNLQSFHQQFITHIASINPDDFTERQINRAIINLEERSHRAHETLGGKASDRGFTLLFERDPIAEQKYLRALKNVNRDELHRVVGHYLDPRLIFVSAVVPDSASITREILSKSLQDTQAATAQADLKAEPHDKTETIDLGKGRQLVLLHDHTLPHTSIHISWPGSSSLITRDMQGLPELTARTLTRETRQRSFQDIQQFLRDRASFVSASAGRTSFSVSARFPYTFSHDIVDLISDVILEPTFGQDELQRAVSDQQSAIKRQEDRPLGYAFRHLFPFLFSSGSYSYLQLGTEDFLSTASSDMTSNYWKKQRSMPYVISVCGKIDQDAVDRLIKNLKTIDTKPEQPTPDFLWSTDKIRDIQLVDRNQVHLLKVFPVPGRVDDHSPAVNVLNRVLAGQGGILFRELRDQEGLAYSVTSMLWQSNETGFIAFYIGTSPDKADKALDGFERVVHQLRKDYMDDLEVTRAANLLYGEYHRQRQTISSRANEASSLLVQGLDLDYNLEMTREVRNVSPEDLKMIAQTYLVPEKSYIMRVMP; encoded by the coding sequence ATGAGCATGAAAAAAATATTTTTTATACTGAAATGTCTGCTTATCTTCACCCTAACCCAAACAGGAATCAATATGGCCCAGGCTCAGAAATTTCACATTCTTCCCAATGGACTTGAAATTGTCCTGGAACAGGATCAGCGTTTTCCTTTAGTATCCTTGCGTCTCTATGTAAGAACAGGGTCGTCCTCTGAAAAGCCAGGCGAGGAGGGCATCAGCCACTTTTTAGAACATATGGTCTTCAAGGGATCCGACAAACGCAGGCCCGGGCAGGCAGCTGCAGAAATTGAAAAGGCCGGAGGATATCTAAATGCGGCCACCAGCTTTGACTATACTGTTTATACCATTGAGCTCCCGGCTGATCAATGGCGTCTCGGTATTGATGTTCTGCAGGATATGGTATTTGGTTCCACCTTTGACCAGGATGAAATCAGCAGAGAAAAACTTGTAGTTCTTTCTGAAATTGACCGGTCTCTCGATGAGCCGGGCAGACTGGTTTTCCGCGGCATTCAGTCCCTGATTTTTCAGGACACAGTTTACTCCCACCCTATCCTCGGCTTCAAGGAGACAGTAGAGGATTTCACAAGAGATCAAATAATTAATTATCACGCCCGCACTTACCAGCCAGGCAACATGGTTCTTGCCATAGCTGGAGATATTGACCCAGAACTTGTCTTGCAGGAAACAATGGACGCTTTTCAGGATTCTCTTAACTCCTGGACCATAACTCTGCCTTCTCCTATTGAAATCCCTGTGTCATCCGACCCCGACCCTGCTGACAGAGTTGTGTTAAGCAAAGGCCCCTGGTCCAAGGCCTATTTTGCCGCTGCTTTACCTGCTGCTCCCATTGGCTCGCCTGATGCTGCAGCCTTAGATGTTCTGGCTTACCTTCTTGGCGGGGACAGCACATCTAAACTTTACAATACGTTTAAATATGAAAAAGGCCTGGTGAATGATATTTCCGCTGGTGTTTTTTCATTGCAAAGAACAGGTCTTCTCTATTTCAGTGTCCAGCTTGCGCATGATAACCTGCAATCCTTTCACCAGCAGTTTATTACCCACATTGCCTCCATTAATCCGGATGATTTTACTGAGCGCCAGATCAACAGGGCCATCATCAACCTTGAAGAACGAAGCCATAGAGCACATGAAACTCTTGGCGGCAAAGCAAGTGATCGGGGCTTCACACTGTTATTTGAAAGAGACCCCATTGCTGAGCAAAAATATCTGCGTGCCCTGAAAAATGTCAATCGAGATGAACTGCACCGGGTTGTTGGGCACTACTTAGATCCGCGACTGATTTTTGTTTCAGCCGTAGTCCCGGACAGCGCTTCCATCACCCGGGAAATACTATCCAAATCCCTGCAGGACACCCAGGCAGCAACTGCTCAAGCAGATCTAAAAGCTGAACCTCATGATAAAACCGAGACTATTGATCTTGGAAAAGGCAGGCAACTGGTACTTTTGCATGACCACACCCTGCCCCACACCTCAATCCATATCTCATGGCCGGGAAGCAGTTCTTTAATTACCCGGGACATGCAGGGCCTGCCAGAGCTTACAGCCCGAACCCTCACCCGGGAAACCCGGCAAAGATCATTTCAGGACATTCAGCAATTTTTGCGCGACCGTGCTTCATTTGTAAGTGCCAGCGCAGGCAGAACCAGTTTTTCAGTTTCAGCACGATTCCCCTATACTTTCAGTCATGATATTGTGGATTTGATAAGTGATGTTATTCTGGAACCGACTTTTGGCCAGGATGAATTGCAAAGGGCTGTAAGTGACCAGCAGTCAGCCATAAAAAGGCAGGAGGACAGACCTCTTGGGTACGCTTTCCGCCACCTGTTTCCATTTCTATTTTCTTCTGGATCGTACAGCTACCTTCAACTGGGAACCGAAGATTTTTTAAGCACTGCTTCATCTGATATGACTTCAAACTATTGGAAAAAGCAGCGGTCCATGCCCTATGTGATTTCAGTATGCGGAAAGATTGATCAGGATGCTGTGGACAGGCTCATCAAAAACTTGAAAACAATTGATACCAAACCAGAACAGCCCACCCCTGATTTTTTATGGTCCACGGATAAAATCAGAGACATTCAGCTGGTTGACAGGAATCAGGTCCATCTGCTCAAGGTATTTCCAGTTCCGGGCAGGGTTGATGATCACTCTCCGGCTGTCAACGTGCTCAACCGGGTGCTTGCAGGTCAGGGAGGGATTCTTTTCAGGGAACTGAGGGATCAGGAAGGTCTGGCCTACTCTGTTACTTCCATGTTATGGCAATCCAATGAAACAGGCTTTATTGCCTTTTATATTGGCACCAGCCCTGACAAGGCAGATAAGGCTTTAGATGGTTTTGAAAGAGTGGTTCATCAATTGCGCAAAGATTATATGGATGATCTGGAAGTAACCAGGGCGGCAAACCTCCTTTATGGAGAGTATCATCGCCAACGACAAACCATCAGCAGCAGGGCAAATGAAGCCTCGTCACTTCTGGTTCAGGGCCTTGATCTTGACTATAACCTTGAGATGACTCGAGAAGTCAGAAATGTATCTCCTGAGGATCTCAAGATGATTGCCCAGACTTATCTTGTCCCGGAAAAAAGCTACATTATGCGGGTTATGCCGTAA
- a CDS encoding PilZ domain-containing protein: MESEKRKRSRVGVMVPLVIVHNNLRLTSVTKDISLKGLLAVSRPELDVGAPCSLSLRLTSGININIDAIVAANNERGTAFDFVKMDESSFYHLHNIVRLHSDNPDKVDDELLNPAFDIEMLERFNEEKK, encoded by the coding sequence ATGGAAAGCGAAAAACGAAAGCGCTCAAGAGTTGGAGTTATGGTACCCCTGGTAATTGTCCACAATAACCTGCGACTCACTTCTGTGACTAAGGACATAAGCCTCAAAGGCCTGCTGGCTGTTTCCCGACCGGAGTTGGATGTCGGCGCACCCTGCTCACTTAGCCTTCGCCTGACATCAGGCATCAATATCAATATTGACGCTATTGTCGCTGCAAACAATGAAAGAGGTACTGCCTTTGATTTTGTCAAGATGGATGAAAGCAGCTTTTATCATCTGCATAATATTGTCAGACTGCACTCTGATAATCCTGACAAGGTGGATGACGAACTGCTTAACCCTGCTTTTGATATTGAAATGTTAGAAAGATTCAATGAGGAAAAAAAGTAA